In Candidatus Effluviviaceae Genus V sp., the genomic window CCTCCCCGGTCGATACGTTGGCGATGCACACGGGGGCGTCGGCCTGGAAGGCGGCGCGAAGCGTACGCGCCACGGCCTCACCCTCAGCGTAGCTGGGGCGCGACGCGGCCAGCGCGCGGGCCCCCAGCCGACCCTTCTCCGCAAGGCGGCCGGTTCTGCGCCTGGTCAACCAGCCGGTCTCGCTCCGCACAGAGACGAGGGCCCCCTCGCGCGAGGATTCCAGCAGGAGACCGTAAAGCTCATCGTCCCCGAGGGCCGTCGGGTCATCGATGCCGCCCGTGTTCGCAACGAGGCTGGGTGCCCCGAGCTCAACCAGGTCCGCGATCTCGCCGTCAGAGCGCTCTTCGATCCGGGTGAACCCCGCGTGGAACGCGAAGTCGACGTGCGAGACGCCCGTCGCCTCGAGCACGGCCGCATCGACCGCGTCGGGGAGCGACTGTCCCTTGACCGGATAGGCGTGCGCCATGAAGGTCGTGACCCCACCCAGCGCCGCCTCCCCCGCCGTGTCCCCGAAGCCCGACGACTCGTGCCCCGAGTGCTCGACCCCCACGTGCGTTCTGACGTCGACGGCTCCCGGCAGGACGAGCATGCCGCGGGCGTCGAAGCGTTCTGCGTCCCTCGGGACCTCGATGTGCCGACCGACGGCCTTGATCGTCCCGTCCTCGATGAGGACGGACGCGTTGAAGGAGTCGATCGGGCCGACGACCCGGCCGCCCTCAATGACGATGCTCCTCGCAGTCGTTCTCTCCCGGCTCATCGGGATGCCCTCTGTCCGGCCGCGTCGACGAAGCCGACGATCGCCCGGACCAGCTCAACCTCGTGTCCCCAGTAGACGTGGTTCGCACCGGATATCACGACGCACGATGCCTCGCCTCCGAGGTGCGACGCCACGAGCTCGGCTGCCCGTGCCGGGTCGATCGTCACCGCTTCCTCGACGTCCCCCATGGTCACGAGCGCCGGAACGCTCAGCTTCTCGATGCGGTCGTAGTCGCCCTCGTCGCCCTGGCGCACAGCGAAGACAT contains:
- a CDS encoding amidohydrolase family protein; protein product: MSRERTTARSIVIEGGRVVGPIDSFNASVLIEDGTIKAVGRHIEVPRDAERFDARGMLVLPGAVDVRTHVGVEHSGHESSGFGDTAGEAALGGVTTFMAHAYPVKGQSLPDAVDAAVLEATGVSHVDFAFHAGFTRIEERSDGEIADLVELGAPSLVANTGGIDDPTALGDDELYGLLLESSREGALVSVRSETGWLTRRRTGRLAEKGRLGARALAASRPSYAEGEAVARTLRAAFQADAPVCIANVSTGEALTAAEEAIDLGVDVYCQTASHYLVLDEDLLQRSDGHRFATLPPLRGSAHREALWQGIEDGFVQVVASDHCSFTADEKDEGSDDFRRIPPGVPSIGTLLPVLWTAGVREGRMTENELVDLIATQPSEIFGLYPRKGAIREGADADLVILDPELTLDATPDVVGGHSDYAVYDAGALTGWPVATMVRGVWVVENRRLVGAPSHGAFVPRKTVCQRPGVR